One window of the Myxococcales bacterium genome contains the following:
- a CDS encoding M81 family metallopeptidase, whose amino-acid sequence MTRIAVARFMQETNALTPVPTDLRDFEQSHYLVGAALAQAIEPGGHEVAGFFKKAELAGAVAAVRAAGATPVPILSAWASSGGKLTRACFDTLAERLADGLRAARPDGVVLALHGAMGVDGLRDPETELLRIARDAAGGVPLTCTHDLHANLTPRRCARCSGGWPGPNAPARSSAPRRSWSTRGTTTRRWAGRPWPTASRPRSSASSTSWPRCAGPGATSCRRPSAPRRPGWPRPGPRACAAGWAW is encoded by the coding sequence GTGACGCGGATCGCGGTCGCGCGGTTCATGCAAGAGACCAACGCGCTGACGCCGGTGCCGACCGACCTGCGCGACTTCGAGCAGAGCCACTACCTGGTCGGCGCCGCGCTGGCGCAGGCGATCGAGCCGGGCGGCCACGAGGTCGCCGGCTTCTTCAAGAAGGCCGAGCTGGCCGGCGCGGTCGCCGCGGTGCGCGCGGCCGGCGCGACGCCGGTGCCGATCCTGTCGGCGTGGGCGTCCTCGGGCGGCAAGCTCACCCGGGCCTGCTTCGACACCCTGGCCGAGCGCCTCGCCGACGGGCTGCGCGCCGCCCGGCCCGACGGCGTCGTGCTGGCCCTGCACGGCGCGATGGGCGTCGACGGCCTGCGCGACCCGGAGACCGAGCTCCTGCGGATCGCCCGCGACGCCGCCGGCGGCGTGCCGCTGACCTGCACCCACGATCTGCACGCCAACCTGACCCCGCGCCGATGCGCGCGGTGTTCCGGCGGATGGCCCGGGCCGAACGCACCGGCGAGGTCGTCAGCGCCTCGACGTTCATGGTCCACCCGTGGAACGACGACCCGGCGCTGGGCTGGTCGACCCTGGCCTACGGCGAGCCGGCCGAGGTCGAGCGCCTCGTCGACGAGCTGGCCGAGATGTGCTGGGCCCGGCGCCACGAGCTGCCGCCGACCTTCAGCTCCGCGTCGGCCGGGCTGGCCGCGGCCCGGGCCGCGCGCGTGCGCCGCAGGCTGGGCGTGGTGA
- a CDS encoding MlrC C-terminal domain-containing protein has product MTMSDASDVVTAGAPGDSTHLLRAMLAEGTGLLTYAAVRDPVAIEQLWAAPVGAEVDVEVGGHLDPASGPPLAVRATIVRTLEQPGFLRTAVLPIEHLRLVVTEGRRW; this is encoded by the coding sequence GTGACCATGTCCGACGCGTCCGACGTCGTCACCGCGGGCGCGCCCGGCGACTCGACCCACCTGCTGCGCGCGATGCTGGCCGAGGGCACGGGCCTCTTGACCTACGCGGCGGTGCGCGATCCGGTGGCGATCGAGCAGCTCTGGGCCGCGCCGGTAGGCGCCGAGGTCGACGTCGAGGTCGGCGGTCACCTCGATCCGGCGTCGGGCCCGCCGCTGGCGGTGCGCGCGACGATCGTCCGCACGCTCGAGCAGCCGGGCTTCCTGCGCACCGCCGTCCTGCCGATCGAGCACCTGCGCCTGGTCGTGACCGAGGGCCGGCGATGGTGA